From the genome of Argentina anserina chromosome 4, drPotAnse1.1, whole genome shotgun sequence, one region includes:
- the LOC126792286 gene encoding E3 ubiquitin-protein ligase At1g12760-like, producing the protein MAVGSLKLQLESQTNTITLIIEQSRPETINNNEHIVDIAGSGDASSSSKPHGRSLKSLNATQEDRPSSTARAPVLQPSIFSSNGSNSRNTSATRRGDTRRRRSPLNSGIWISIELVLTVSQIITSIVVLSLSRNEHPCTPLIAWIVGYASGCVATLPLLYWRYRHRNQASEKDSAQARQNSQLSARPFSLSLSRASEGEDLRNATSNHRSNPSSAVLSRRIKILVEYFKMALDCFFAVWFVVGNVWIFGGHSFANDAPNLYR; encoded by the coding sequence ATGGCCGTTGGCTCATTGAAGTTACAACTTGAAAGTCAAACTAATACGATCACTTTGATAATTGAGCAATCTCGACCAGAAACTATTAACAACAACGAGCATATTGTTGACATAGCTGGGAGTGGGGATGCCTCCTCATCTAGCAAGCCTCATGGTAGATCTTTAAAGAGCTTAAATGCCACACAGGAAGACAGACCTTCAAGTACTGCACGAGCACCTGTATTACAACCTTCGATCTTTTCTTCTAATGGATCAAACTCTAGAAACACTTCAGCAACAAGGAGAGGAGATACTCGTCGTCGCAGAAGTCCATTGAATTCTGGTATATGGATATCTATTGAACTGGTTCTTACTGTGAGCCAAATCATTACATCTATTGTTGTTCTGTCTTTGTCAAGGAATGAGCATCCATGTACTCCATTGATTGCATGGATTGTTGGTTATGCATCTGGATGTGTTGCTACTCTTCCTCTTCTATATTGGCGCTATCGTCACCGCAACCAAGCCTCAGAGAAAGATTCAGCTCAAGCCCGTCAGAATTCTCAGCTATCAGCAAGACCATTTTCACTCTCTCTATCTAGGGCTTCAGAAGGAGAAGATCTTCGGAATGCCACTTCAAACCACAGAAGCAATCCAAGTTCGGCAGTACTAAGCAGAAGAATAAAAATACTTGTGGAATACTTCAAGATGGCATTGGATTGTTTCTTTGCGGTTTGGTTCGTGGTTGGCAATGTGTGGATATTTGGAGGACACTCATTTGCAAATGACGCTCCTAACTTGTAtaggtaa